The Branchiostoma lanceolatum isolate klBraLanc5 chromosome 12, klBraLanc5.hap2, whole genome shotgun sequence DNA segment aaggcgaaactaatcggagtgggcttgaataaagttctaaacgggaactatgcggctacagcgtcttttctgatgATATGGCGTGATTGTGTACGGTTGCCTTCAGGtcgtccactactatttgcctaaaTCAAAAAGGTAGTTTTAacacagaagaagaaaaggagaagaaagcaCAGGTTCCTGAATGCCTCACCCAAATGTCACACACAACTGTAGTACTTGCCTGTTCGTACCTTGTAAAAGAGTGGCGTGTGACTTTTGCTGCAGTGCCATGATGGGGCAGTCCTTGTGAGCCAACAGAAGCTGCTTCAGTTGTGCCACCTCGTTCCTCAGCAGAGACACCTCGCTCTGCAGCTGCAGGTTGGTTGCAGTGAGGTCCTCTGCCTTCTTCTCCAGGGACTGCACCCATAGCTTCCTCTTCTGTCGACATCTTGCAGCTGCCGCTCTGTACAAAAATAGATGAAGTGAGAATTCATatcttttaaaggcatccaaagcattttatgaggcttgaaacttgactaaaaaaactcaaatctctagtcattcctacacatagtaagtttcaataacactataccattacatatcgacattaaaggagcaaagatacgatgtcgttgtgtgatgagaactgatagaaaatccaagccctaatagactgatcctgactgtccatcacaattagcggttcgaccaatgagagagtgactgcatgtacgtcaaatatttgcatttttatgttttaattttgcatttctaccttTTGCCGGAGGTGgacggggctatggtatcagtctatttacactaggcgcatgaaactaaaatatccccatgtagcttatttttgtgctgcttttgaGCAATTttataagaaatctgcacgcaaatgtagtaaacagtggcattaaatgtcaatttcataaagattacagcaactagaatatttccagttttcaagcctcatgaaatgctctgggtgcctttaagtaaGAATGTGAGCCATCCAATTTTTAAATGAAAAGCTATTACCATTTTATAATCTTTGCTAGCCATGGTTTGGCAAAAAATTACCCCCCCAAAaccttgtatatacatgtatggctttTCCTCGTAGCATGTTTTAGGTATCAAATTAGTAGATAGATTTGAACCTAATAAGTACATTTATGCGATTACATATGTAAGGCATTAGATTCTAAAAGTCTAATATAACAGTTTGTCAGTGTACTGAGACGTCTGTAtaaagtaatactgtaaatgcagaaattttcgtggtggtttcatgttggcagtttttgcagtgacctttgCTTGTTTCGTCTTCTGTATGCCTACCCCTTTGTCtaaaccatgaacttaaaaccactgtgaacactccattttctccctaccaagAAACTGAATCTCCACCAACTTAAATACAGTTTAGAGTACATAGTTAGATATTCTCTTAAAGCTGTTGATGTTTGAAACTTTTTAATTCCATGGATTCTACGCAAGTCTTGGTCAGTTTTGTCCATAGATGCAATGCTGTTTTGCTCCAGtctgtaaaaaaatcaatgcaacTCAGTACTGTCTGCATTGCGTACCATGTGCTGCTATGTTGATTTACGTAAAAGTTTGAAGAGTATCCTAGTACCTAGCAATCAACCATCATTTCTTTGCTCTGCACCCCCTAGTGACTATGAAGAGAACTGCACAACTCAGACCTGTTTCTCTCCAGGAACCTTTGTCGCCTGAGCTCAGGGTCCTTCTCCTGCCCACGCCTTCGTCTCCCGCTGGTAGAGGGAGGGGGAGTGTCCATCCCCTGGCCGGAGTAGGGAGGACTGCATCTGGACAGACAATAACAAAGGAATTAGAGACAGTTCTATCTAGGGTTCTAGCTAGCTccatcatcccaattcccaCTGATGGAAAGATCccagaaaaagtatttttttctgtcaccttgtacaaacttctatcatttgttcaaatttggacatttcTAAATCTTTGCTCattgatttttgtccgtcaaggttgaCGGAATGGTCTTAAAAGTTTTCCATGAAATAATGGAATGACAGTGCTGGCTAGAAGCCTGGTTCTATCGTACAGTTCAGGACAAGTAGCCTCAGACAGAGTCATCTTTCAATAGTACTTTGACATACTCTGACACCAATAGCAAAACAAGTGAGAAATAGTTCAATATGAATCAGTAATAATACTTAGATTATACCACAACTTCTTGTATTGGAAGTCAAGCctaaaaacaacacattacaCTTACAGTGCTCTTTTAAGAAATGGTAATGTGTGAGGGATACTCCACTTGTACACTTAATAAGAAGCGGACTTGAACTTTTTAAAATTGCCCTTCCCCTTTTAATTACAATCTCCAATGTATTGAAGTTCACTCGCTTTCAGTAAGGAAACAACAAACGACTACGCCTGTAAACATTTAATGGTATAGCTCAAACTATAGACAGTATATTTCTGTCCAGTCCCTACCCTGGACTTGTGGGTGGACTGGGAGACATGGACATCGACATGGGCGGAGAGTCGTCCATGGACATTCTGTGTTGGCTGAGGTCCTGCGGGActgcatgttgttgttgttgttgttgttgttgttgtgacatGATGACGTCCACAGCCTGAGACATCACCGACATGTTGCCGGGCATGCTGCTACCTGCCAACGCTGCCTTCAGTctctgtgggaggggggcagataaTTGTCAAATCCTCCACAAGTTGTGAAAAACCTAAGAAACCTTGCActaaaaaagcagttactcaagcaactggattagaTTATGGAAACGGTCTGATGATgtaagtagcatccactactttttgtcagtgactctgGGCAATATTTgtcgatcagcaggtttttaaccgtttccaaaatcatatctagttgcttgagtaactgcttttttggcgtagcttatcacctggatgtctaacctttatcggcTTACCTAAGAAACCCTGCTTGCTGTATCAGAGGTCAAAACCATCACCGATTTAATGTCAAGGAATTTCTGTGCCGTGACGATCAAAATTACTAAGCTGCATAGCATGAATTGTGCTGGATTGAAGACAAAACAAAGGTTAAATGCCCAAGCAACCCCCACCAAGATTTGATCAAATTTTATAGATAGAGAAATTTTCTATTCTTTGATGGCCCGTAAacctgtttctgtagcagtatACTTGCCAGGACATGGTGAGGCACCATGGGTAAGTGGTGGTGCCTGTAGTCGAAGGGAGATTCCTAAGGGAGGAAGAACGTTCGTTTAGGGCACACAACCTTTGTTTTACAGATGACATTGTCCGCCATTTATGATGCGAAAGCAGAATAAAGAAGCTTGCATTTGTCGCCATGTGCTTATTTTGGACTTAGCTTTCAGAATTTACAGCTTTCTATATCAAACACCTCCTAAGAGTTCTTTTCAATGAAGCAATACAAAAAGCTGGCCTAAAACTTCATCAATGACACTGTtgtatatcaaaaaaattattcagtacggttatgtatgtatgcatgtatgctTTACCTAACTATTAATCTATCAATCTTGGATACATAGGGATAGTCCCTTCAGCCAAATAGGaatgatttccaagggagcccatgACAGGTAAACAGAATATAAACTTAGGAGGTCATAAATAAAGTGAAATAAAATTCAATAGTAGAAACAAGTTAAACATAGCAGATGAACAATGATAGTGgtttaaagttaaacataaaTAAGTAACATAACAAATAAGTTAGTGCAAAGGCAAAGAAAAGTAAATCTTCAAAAACCAATTCATTTAACAGTTGATGTAACTGACCAGTTTTGCCTCGGACTGTGGCGGCTGCACGGGGTGTTGTTGTTGGATGGTGGACCCTGTCGGACTGCTCTGTGGCGCAGGGATAGCTGAGGGTACCTGGACTGACGGGTTAGCTATGGATGCCGGTACAGGTACCGCCACGGGCATGGTGGTACCATTGGGCAGGTGCAGTAGTACTGGCAGGGAACCTGTATTTTGCATTGGTAAGTAATGGTAAGTGATGttgacatgatttttttttcttcagtgttAAAGGGTCTTACATCATTATTGACAACTAAAATGTATTCAATTTGactacatttgcatatctgTCAACtctcatttgtttgttcagacccttgtagtgcctagtggcacatacgacagcaaatttccttgctgtttcagtagcagggtatatttttacaggaaggggttgctagcccttcctctgTCTGTTAACTAAAGCTCATCATAGATATTGATACTCCAATTTGCAAATTAATAGGGCTGCTCTTGTAGAGATTTACTGTAATGAAGCCAAATTTTAGTATAATTTGTGTCTTTTTGAACCATAAGTCAATTCTTGAGCAAACACTCTTCACAACTCCTTCTTCTCTCTGAAAgtcgtgtggcgtcgtgtggcgtaatggttagaactttcagctgtcaaacaaggggacccgcgTTCGATGCCGGGCATGTCTGGATAcacgccccgacgttgtgcccttaggaaaggcacttaacacaaatttcctcacttcactcaggtgttaatgagcacctagcttcgGTTTAATAATAGGGATGTCCCTTGGATTggactttaaatggaggtcccgtgtatgaggagagtcacaccttgatcacgtaaaagaacccaccacatctttcaaaaAACAGTAAGGGCAtgccccgatgtgagtggatcaaaaaacattctggtctaaatggggtagggattttcccgagcagcctttgtaacccctgcttctgCTAATGgatcagtgaagtcatgcttgtcttgagcattgtaTTTTATGACcgagggcgaagagatgctgctaaagttacaattagttcagtgcttaaaGGCGTGGCCCCCTACAGCCTTACACAGAGCAAgttcgttgaaaaaaaaagaaaagaaaaaaagaaacactgtGATTTAAGATAAAAACGTTGGTGTGATACCTTGAAACGTGTTCATCTGTCGCGCCATGCCAGCTGGTGCTTGAGTGATGACAGTAGAGACGGTACCAGCGATCCCGATGGTCGGCACCAGCTCctgggttgccatggtaactgatGGGCTGGTGACAACATTGGTG contains these protein-coding regions:
- the LOC136445659 gene encoding cyclic AMP-dependent transcription factor ATF-7-like isoform X3, whose protein sequence is MGDDDKPFACPSCGQRFANEDHLSVHKHKHEMTLKFGPPKLDGLVVDQTPTPTRFLKNCEEVGLFQELSGASPFEQDFKKASEQSTSQDSGDQAEPAETAPLPAPETRVPAPAASVAHVAPVSMETSAAPTQPEPTRVSQPPQIAATNVVTSPSVTMATQELVPTIGIAGTVSTVITQAPAGMARQMNTFQGSLPVLLHLPNGTTMPVAVPVPASIANPSVQVPSAIPAPQSSPTGSTIQQQHPVQPPQSEAKLESPFDYRHHHLPMVPHHVLRLKAALAGSSMPGNMSVMSQAVDVIMSQQQQQQQQQHAVPQDLSQHRMSMDDSPPMSMSMSPSPPTSPGCSPPYSGQGMDTPPPSTSGRRRRGQEKDPELRRQRFLERNRAAAARCRQKRKLWVQSLEKKAEDLTATNLQLQSEVSLLRNEVAQLKQLLLAHKDCPIMALQQKSHATLLQGTNRRKSPGPNCKPDPGQSRHHDNNAQLDDSC
- the LOC136445659 gene encoding cyclic AMP-dependent transcription factor ATF-7-like isoform X2 — its product is MGDDDKPFACPSCGQRFANEDHLSVHKHKHEMTLKFGPPKLDGLVVDQTPTPTRFLKNCEEVGLFQELSGASPFEQDFKKASEQSTSQDSGDQAEPAETAPLPAPETRVPAPAASVAHVAPVSMETSAAPTQPEPTRVSQPPQIAATNVVTSPSVTMATQELVPTIGIAGTVSTVITQAPAGMARQMNTFQGSLPVLLHLPNGTTMPVAVPVPASIANPSVQVPSAIPAPQSSPTGSTIQQQHPVQPPQSEAKLRLKAALAGSSMPGNMSVMSQAVDVIMSQQQQQQQQQHAVPQDLSQHRMSMDDSPPMSMSMSPSPPTSPGCSPPYSGQGMDTPPPSTSGRRRRGQEKDPELRRQRFLERNRAAAARCRQKRKLWVQSLEKKAEDLTATNLQLQSEVSLLRNEVAQLKQLLLAHKDCPIMALQQKSHATLLQGEKVQDPTVSQTPGKAVTTTTTLNLTTVAEAVATSGLTSMAAQGVAPQGVTTLVLQPATESATLMSVGMPGTSSAEAVATSALTNMAQRATLELQQMQGQGSGVAGQGSDSK
- the LOC136445659 gene encoding cyclic AMP-dependent transcription factor ATF-2-like isoform X1 — protein: MGDDDKPFACPSCGQRFANEDHLSVHKHKHEMTLKFGPPKLDGLVVDQTPTPTRFLKNCEEVGLFQELSGASPFEQDFKKASEQSTSQDSGDQAEPAETAPLPAPETRVPAPAASVAHVAPVSMETSAAPTQPEPTRVSQPPQIAATNVVTSPSVTMATQELVPTIGIAGTVSTVITQAPAGMARQMNTFQGSLPVLLHLPNGTTMPVAVPVPASIANPSVQVPSAIPAPQSSPTGSTIQQQHPVQPPQSEAKLESPFDYRHHHLPMVPHHVLRLKAALAGSSMPGNMSVMSQAVDVIMSQQQQQQQQQHAVPQDLSQHRMSMDDSPPMSMSMSPSPPTSPGCSPPYSGQGMDTPPPSTSGRRRRGQEKDPELRRQRFLERNRAAAARCRQKRKLWVQSLEKKAEDLTATNLQLQSEVSLLRNEVAQLKQLLLAHKDCPIMALQQKSHATLLQGEKVQDPTVSQTPGKAVTTTTTLNLTTVAEAVATSGLTSMAAQGVAPQGVTTLVLQPATESATLMSVGMPGTSSAEAVATSALTNMAQRATLELQQMQGQGSGVAGQGSDSK